In a single window of the Deltaproteobacteria bacterium genome:
- a CDS encoding sigma-54-dependent Fis family transcriptional regulator — MSDDRASTGGVAAAPRGLRVLVVDDERVSRATTVQQLERAGYCAAAAASAQDALERIAREPWDVVVTDLRMPGMDGLELLRRVRDDRPDIDVVLMTAYGTVEAAVDALQHGAADFLTKPFSFRVLEARLRKLAELRGTRRELHRVRDELRAARGLGPLIGRSAAMVEVRERVGLFARHDLPVLVTGETGTGKELVARAIHEASPRAAGPFVAVGCGTIPRELAESELFGHERGAFTGATGRRAGAFERADGGTLLLDDIDDLPADIQVKLLRVLQDGRFSRVGGEREMACDVRVVATTKIDLERAAAEGRFRPDLYYRLRTLELRLPALRERRDDIPLLAAHFLAQIAARDGRDPPPLADDAAAALIAAPWPGNVRELRGAIEGAYVLARGGPVEAAHLPASVRGGAAVGAPFALHLDGVDRLDMPAVVRAFEHALIDWALDRAGGSQARAAELLGLPRTTLQSKLSSR; from the coding sequence GTGAGCGACGACCGCGCATCGACCGGCGGCGTCGCAGCCGCGCCGCGCGGGCTGCGCGTGCTGGTGGTGGACGACGAGCGCGTGAGCCGCGCGACCACGGTCCAGCAGCTCGAACGCGCCGGCTACTGTGCCGCGGCCGCCGCGTCGGCACAAGACGCGCTGGAGCGAATCGCGCGCGAGCCGTGGGACGTCGTCGTGACCGATCTTCGCATGCCCGGGATGGACGGGCTCGAGCTGCTGCGGCGCGTTCGCGACGACCGGCCCGACATCGACGTGGTGTTGATGACCGCCTACGGGACGGTCGAGGCCGCGGTGGACGCGCTGCAACACGGCGCCGCGGACTTTCTGACCAAGCCGTTTTCGTTCCGCGTGCTCGAGGCGCGGCTGCGCAAGCTCGCCGAGCTGCGGGGGACGCGCCGCGAGCTGCATCGGGTGCGCGACGAGTTGCGCGCGGCACGCGGCCTCGGCCCGCTCATCGGCCGGTCGGCGGCGATGGTCGAGGTGCGCGAGCGCGTCGGCCTGTTTGCGCGGCACGACTTGCCCGTTCTGGTCACTGGCGAGACGGGCACCGGCAAGGAACTGGTCGCCCGCGCCATCCACGAGGCGAGTCCGCGGGCCGCGGGCCCGTTCGTCGCCGTCGGCTGCGGAACGATCCCGCGCGAGCTGGCCGAGAGCGAGCTGTTCGGTCACGAGCGCGGCGCGTTCACCGGCGCGACCGGGCGCCGGGCCGGCGCGTTCGAGCGAGCGGATGGCGGCACCCTGCTGCTCGACGACATCGACGATCTCCCCGCCGACATTCAGGTCAAGCTGTTGCGCGTCTTGCAGGACGGTCGGTTTTCGCGGGTGGGCGGAGAGCGCGAGATGGCGTGCGACGTCCGCGTCGTCGCGACCACGAAGATCGACCTCGAGCGCGCGGCCGCCGAGGGTCGGTTTCGCCCGGACCTGTACTACCGCCTGCGCACGCTGGAGCTTCGGCTGCCGGCGCTGCGTGAGCGGCGCGACGACATCCCGTTGCTCGCGGCGCACTTCCTCGCCCAGATCGCCGCGCGCGACGGGCGCGACCCGCCGCCGCTGGCCGACGACGCCGCGGCGGCGCTGATCGCCGCGCCGTGGCCGGGCAACGTCCGCGAGCTGCGCGGTGCGATCGAGGGGGCGTACGTCCTCGCGCGCGGCGGGCCGGTGGAGGCGGCGCATCTGCCCGCGTCGGTGCGAGGCGGCGCGGCGGTGGGCGCCCCGTTCGCGCTGCACCTCGACGGCGTCGACCGCCTCGACATGCCGGCGGTCGTGCGCGCGTTCGAGCACGCGCTGATCGACTGGGCGCTCGATCGCGCGGGCGGCAGCCAGGCGCGCGCGGCCGAGCTGCTCGGCCTTCCGCGGACCACGTTGCAGTCGAAGCTGTCGTCGCGCTGA
- a CDS encoding NUDIX domain-containing protein: MPRPVSAGTLLYRRGPAGLEVLLVHPSGAYNRRAPWSIPKGIPDPGESLEAAARRETREETGVDPGRLVDIGAVDYTRSRKRVHAFAGPAPAGARPRCASWEVDRAEFVPVDRARALLHPDQVPLLDRIPVDAAD, translated from the coding sequence ATGCCGCGCCCTGTCTCCGCCGGCACGCTCCTGTACCGGCGCGGCCCCGCCGGCCTCGAGGTGTTGCTCGTGCATCCGTCGGGCGCGTACAACCGCCGCGCCCCGTGGAGCATCCCCAAAGGCATTCCCGACCCCGGCGAATCCCTCGAGGCGGCCGCACGGCGAGAGACGCGCGAGGAGACCGGCGTCGACCCCGGCCGGCTCGTCGACATCGGCGCGGTGGACTACACGCGCAGCCGCAAGCGCGTGCACGCGTTCGCCGGGCCGGCCCCCGCCGGTGCCCGACCGCGATGCGCGTCGTGGGAGGTCGACCGCGCCGAGTTCGTGCCGGTCGACCGCGCGCGTGCGCTGCTGCACCCGGATCAGGTGCCGCTTCTCGACCGCATCCCGGTCGACGCCGCCGACTGA
- a CDS encoding sensor histidine kinase, with protein MPLGMLHGARRLYAPDGCTSNTSRPAGPRRYRSVPAETGRGMAQLYRGRRRSARRTDRARPRAARAVYGAHVSRNAAPSAASDARQSVADGEPSVAELLWLVRLRWWAIAGVTAAWPIALALGLVHQTWGAAAAVSVLAGVNVLLLARAREMRGAPPSARRRLAILQIVVDYGALIALLHLSGSVENPFGALLLVHASLSGILLPRPQAVGLTALAAGAYAAVVAGEAIGWIPHHALGRYHVSCAIDGGAYALTALAYATSMFAATLLASKVRSWQIAAEEARLARERVAEGRERLARLGEVFAGVAHSVRNPLHGALNCADLLEQDLGDRPDVRGHFDLLRESLERIEQVVQRVLGLGRARPLEPRAASLVDVARDAVELAGARARRKGVRVALASPADVRAVCDPDALVEVVVNLIDNAVDASPEGGDVVVEVGVAEEAGVRRATLDVVDAGPGVPSGLVDRVFDPFFTTKPPGEGTGIGLALAKRVVDEHRGTIAIANRAGGGCRVRISLAMADESSADQEVP; from the coding sequence ATGCCTTTGGGGATGCTCCACGGGGCGCGGCGGTTGTACGCGCCCGACGGATGCACGAGCAACACCTCGAGGCCGGCGGGGCCGCGCCGGTACAGGAGCGTGCCGGCGGAGACAGGGCGCGGCATGGCGCAGTTGTACCGCGGCCGGCGGCGGAGCGCTCGGCGAACCGACCGTGCGCGCCCGCGCGCCGCGCGGGCGGTGTATGGTGCGCACGTGTCGCGCAACGCAGCGCCGAGCGCCGCATCGGATGCACGTCAGTCCGTCGCCGACGGGGAGCCGTCGGTCGCCGAGCTGTTGTGGCTGGTACGCCTGCGCTGGTGGGCGATCGCGGGGGTCACGGCGGCCTGGCCGATCGCGCTGGCGCTGGGGCTCGTTCACCAGACGTGGGGGGCCGCGGCGGCGGTGTCGGTCCTCGCGGGCGTCAACGTGCTGTTGCTCGCGCGCGCGAGGGAGATGCGCGGGGCGCCGCCGTCGGCTCGCCGCCGGCTCGCGATCCTGCAGATCGTCGTCGACTACGGCGCGCTGATCGCGCTTTTGCACTTGTCCGGGTCGGTCGAAAACCCGTTTGGCGCACTGTTGCTGGTGCACGCGTCGCTGTCGGGGATCCTGCTGCCGCGGCCGCAGGCGGTCGGGCTCACGGCGCTCGCCGCGGGCGCATACGCGGCCGTCGTCGCCGGCGAGGCGATCGGCTGGATTCCGCATCATGCGCTTGGCCGCTACCACGTGTCGTGTGCCATCGACGGCGGCGCGTATGCACTCACCGCGCTGGCCTACGCGACGTCCATGTTTGCCGCGACGCTGCTGGCCTCCAAGGTGCGGAGCTGGCAGATCGCCGCGGAAGAGGCGCGCCTTGCGCGCGAGCGCGTCGCCGAGGGGCGCGAGAGGCTCGCGCGGCTCGGCGAGGTGTTCGCCGGCGTGGCGCACTCGGTGCGCAATCCGCTGCACGGCGCGCTGAACTGCGCAGACTTGCTCGAACAAGATCTGGGCGATCGCCCCGACGTGCGCGGTCACTTCGATCTGTTGCGCGAGTCGCTCGAGCGCATCGAGCAGGTCGTCCAGCGCGTGCTCGGACTCGGTCGCGCGCGGCCCCTCGAACCGCGCGCCGCGTCGCTCGTGGACGTGGCCCGCGACGCGGTCGAGCTGGCCGGGGCGCGCGCGCGTCGCAAGGGAGTGCGGGTCGCGTTGGCGTCGCCGGCGGACGTCCGGGCCGTCTGCGACCCGGATGCGCTGGTGGAGGTGGTCGTCAACTTGATCGACAACGCCGTCGACGCGAGCCCGGAGGGCGGCGACGTGGTGGTCGAGGTGGGCGTCGCGGAGGAGGCCGGCGTCCGGCGCGCGACCCTCGACGTGGTCGATGCGGGGCCCGGCGTGCCGTCGGGATTGGTCGACCGCGTGTTCGATCCGTTTTTCACCACGAAGCCGCCGGGCGAAGGGACCGGCATCGGCCTGGCACTGGCCAAGCGGGTGGTCGACGAGCACCGCGGCACCATCGCGATCGCGAATCGCGCGGGCGGCGGCTGTCGTGTCAGAATCAGCCTTGCCATGGCTGACGAGTCTTCCGCAGACCAGGAGGTTCCGTGA